The DNA sequence AGGAGGAGCTGCAATCCACCAACGAGGAACTAAAAACATTAAACGACGAGCTCAAGAACCGCAACGCAGACCTTGCCCGCTTAAACGATGACTTAACTAACCTCATCAAGAACATTGATATGCCCATTGTTATGGTGGATAATGGGTTGAGGATTCGCCGTTTTACTCCGCTGGCGCAGGATACGCTGGGGCTTATTCCCACTGATGTGGGGCGACCCATCACTAACATACGCCTAAATGTGCAGGTTAAAGCCATCGAGAAACTCATAACTGAAGTCATCACCAAACTCACCACTATAAAGCTGGAACTGCAGGACAACAACGGCAGATGGTTTGAGCTGCGAGTGCGTCCCTACATAACAGAGGAGAAACGCATCGACGGCGCCGTCATAAGCTTAATCGACATCGACGAAATCAAAAAAGCCCAGACCTGCAAAAAATAACCTGTTTGTTCTGTTGCATCCAAAGACCTATACCCCTCTATTTAGAGAGGCATAGAAGCAGCATCTGCTGCTCCACCACTACCTCCCTCCCCTTATAAAAAGGACAAAAACGGTCGGTTTCTTCAAGCAGTCTAAGCGGCGGTTTTTAGTAGCCCAAAACAACCCAGACAATCCGAAACCAACAATGCCTAATGATGAAGGGGGTTTTAGTCTTTAGGTACCATATGCTTTTGGGGGGACGCCTTTCTTGTTGACAAAAGAGATATAGGACTTATGCCTTTTTGTTTGCATCCAAAGCCCACGTGAATGCTATGTCTCTGCCAAACGGTGAAGAAAACAACAACGAAATGGTTGTAACCCCCTGGGAAGTCAAGGGCAAAGTCGATTACCAGCGGCTCATCAAAGAATTCGGCACCCAACCCCTCACACCCGAGCTGCTGGACCGAGTCACCAGCTACACTGACAAGCTGCATCTGCAGCTAGAGCGCCAGATTTTCTTTAGCCACCGCGACCTCGACACCGTCCTAGACCTCTACGATAAGGGCACAAAATTTGTGCTTTACACGGGCAGAGGACCAAGCGGCCCAGTGCACATCGGGCATCTGGTGCCATGGATTTTCACGTTGCACATACAGCAGAAATTCAAGACTCGGCTCTATTTTCAAATCACCGACGACGAAAAATACCTCATCAGCGATGAACGAGGCCTGCAGGAAACCTCTAAGTGGAGCTACGAGAACGCCCTCGATTTAATCGCGCTCGGCTACAAGCCCGAGGACACCTTCATAATCTATGATACTGTTGACATCGATCTGCTCTACGATATCACGTTGCAAGTTGCCAAGCGTATCACCTATAGCACTGCCCGCAGCAGTTTCGGCTTCCAAGACAGCACCAACATCGGCTGGGTTTACTGGCCCGCCATCCAAGCTGCACCATGCTTTATCCATAAAAAACTCACAGGCGAAAACGTTCCCGCGCTCATCCCCGCAGCCATCGACCAGGACCCCTACTGGCGCGTCACCCGCGACGTCGCCCAGAAACTGGGCTACTACAAACCAGCCCAAATCCACTGCCGTTTTCTTCCTGGTCTAGGCACAGGCGGAAAAATGAGTGCATCGATGCCTGAAACCAGCATATTCACTGTTGACTCCCCCGAGGTGGTGAAGAAGAAAATCTGGAATGCCTTCACCGGCGGCAAAGGCACCGCGGCTGAGCAACGCAAAGAAGGCGCTGACCCCAGTGTCTGCAGCATCTTCCAGTACTATGTGTTCCTCTTCGAAGAGGACAGCGCCAGGCTGGCGGAGCGGGAGAGGAGGTGCCGCGGCGGCGAGATGCTTTGCGGCGAATGCAAAAAAGACATAGCGGAGAAACTCAACCGTTTCCTTCAAGCCCATCAGGAACGCCGCGAGAAAGCCAAAGACGTCATCGAGCAGTACCACATAAAACGCAAGTAGGCAGCTTGAATTAGGCTACTTAGGTGATGTTTGCGTTGATTTCGCTCCAAACCTGTGGGCTTTTTGTCTTGATGTATTCTATGATTTTGTCTATGCGTGTTCCCATGTTAACCTGATACGCTGGAATCCCCTGATACATCAGAGGTTCTGGGGTATCCATGAAGCATTTATGTAAAGCAATCGCCTGCCAATCATCGTTGAAAACAGGGGAACCCGACGAGCCAAACAACGTATCACTGTAGTAGAGCAGATCACTCTCTTCGAGTCTACAGGCGGAGTTGTTGCGCAGGCTAATCATTTGCTTGCCGCCTTCAGGATGCTGGATAATGTTTACCGCAATCTGTTTTTGTGAAGAATGTAGCTTCAGATATGTGGGGTTGAGCGTCAAGGGGCTGCGGAAGGGCTGGGCTAACTTTAGTATAGCAAAGTCAAGATCGGGATCTGAACCGCATTCGCAAAAAGTCTGCAGAGAATCAACCGTTAACTTCTTGCCCTCACTTAGAGGCGGATTATAATCAAATTGCACTATTGCATGTTTAGCTTGCAGCGCCAAGTCTTCAATGGAGGCGTTTTTTTCACCGTCTTCACGTGCATTGATCACGTGGTGGTTAGTGATTATGTGTTGCCGACCAATCAGCCATCCAGTTCCATAGTAGGGCAGTGGTGTCTGTACTGGCAAACCATGCTCATATCTAAAAACGGATATACGTGCAACTGAGTTGCTTGCGTTGCACCCGATTTCCAGCCAAGATTTGGGCACCAGATCGTTTTCATTAATCACTGCCATGCAGTGGACGGGTTCTCTATCTATCTTTTCTTGCTTATCCATCCGAGAAATCCTCCCTTATCAGAGTTGGGGGCATTTTGAGCTGGCGGATCAGTGGGAGTTGGAGTTTGTAAAGTGGCGGTTATGATGCGGTTTAATGTGGGTTTCTCGTCATCTTTTCCGTACCCTAATTTAAAATTCATGTTGACAAGCTCACTGCAGGATCCCGCAGCCTCTACTTCCCCAGTTATCTTAGCCAGAACAAACGCTAAAACTATACCACTTATGTAAGAGGTGTCGCCGCCACCGATGCTGAGGGGCTTTTTGATGGTTATGGCTTCCCCGCCTTTAGAGCACACTTTAAGATGCAGCAGATGCGAAATGTGAGATGATCGGATATATTCTCTTAGCACGGCATCGACAAGCATTGAGGGCTTGTTATCTGTGGAGGCGGTGATGGAGGCAAAGAAGGAGTCGAAGGATTTGAGCAGCGCCTCGGAATCAAGCACCGATTTGTTTACGTTTTGGAGGGATTTGTTTAGTTCATTTAAAGCGTTGGTTTTGCTAGTTTTTTCCTGTTTTTTTGAGTCGAGGCTTTTTTGGATGCTTTCTTTTTCGGTGCCTTCCAATGCTTTTGCTTTTTTAGTGAGTTCTTCGATTTCGGCCTGAAGCTTGGTTATTTCGTCGCCTTTGGCTTTTGCCTCTGCAACCTTCGCCTTTAAATTCGCCACGGACATATCCAGCTCCATTTTTAGCTTAAGCAGCTCAGTTAGCTTCGAAACTAGCTCTGAGGTTGTTAGAGAGTTAAAATTGCAAACCATAACTTTGCCATTCCATGGTTTACCTGACTCAGTGAGCTCAGAACTGGTTATTTTTCCTGTGATACTTGCGATTAGCGCTTCTTCGTCTATGCTGAACTCTTTGCCCTTAACATTGTAATCGCCCTTGAAGAACCGCAGTACATCTGCAGCCACGCTTAACCCTCCTGAAATGAGGCTTGGAATGGCCGATAAGACCCCTGCAGCAGCCAGGGCGGTTGCAACTTCACGATGAGGCTTTCCAGTGGGAACCGACGGTTTCTGGGGCTCAGCAGGCATTTCCACGCCGTTGTTTTTTAGCTGAGCAAGAATGGATGAATTGTAGTTATCCATTAACCCGTCAATTAGTAAAAGCGGGAAGTCACCTTGTGCAAAGTTGAGGTCCTTCACCACCAGGATTCTTGGCTCAAAATTCTCTATGCCGGTTAATTCTTTCTCCCTTATTGCATCAGCGATGATTTTCGAGTTTTCCTCAACTAACTTGTAGGCGATAAGTTCCGTTGCGTAGCCAAAGTTGGCTGTGGTGGTGATTTCTCCTTCAACACCTGTGCTTTGCCCTTTAGGCAACATTGAGGTTATCTGTGTCTTTTTTGCTTCACTTAGCGCTATCTGGGCGTCAATCAGTTGCTTTTGCTCTTGAAGCTTGGTTTTTTCCTCTTCCGCCGCTGTACTTTCCTTCATTTTAGCGGCAAGCGCCTTCTCGGATTCAACCAATTCTGCCGTTGCCTTGTTTAGAGCGATTTTGTTTTGGATTTCCTCTAATTGTTTTTGAGAATCATCCTTACCAGACATTTTCAAATGCCTCAAATTAGACGGTTTATCTTAATACATGTTAAAGATTATAGGAATTTAAGGTTTGGGCTTGTTTGAAACCTACAATTTTAAGCAAAAGAAGTCTTAGTTGCGAGCGGGAAACGACTGCTAAGGGCAGTGTGTTTTTGAAAATGAAAATATTGATAAACCGCAAAGCGCTAGACTAGAATCAGGACAGTTTTTTAGGTGAAATATTTTGTCTGGCAACACGTTAGTTAAGGATATTATGACTAAAAACGTTAAGGTCGCCCGTGAAGACACAACCCTCCATGAGGTCATCGCGACGTTTAGCAGTTTTGACATAGACTCAATCATCGTGGTGGAAGGGGAGCGCCCGGTTGGAATCATAACCTCCAAAGACGCGTTAACTCGGGGGTTTGAGCATGGCTTACCCGTCAGCGCCATAAAAGCGGGGCAGGTTGCTTCAAGCCCACTTGTCACCATCGATGAGGAGGCAAGCGTGGAAGAAGCCGCTGAGTTGATGAGGCGCCAACACATCAAGCATCTGCCCGTGGTGAGCCATGAAAAACTTCGAGGCATAATCAGCGACACCGACATTATCTTTGCGTTGCCTTCGATGCTTACTGTTATGGAGGAAGTCTGTCGCCCCGCGATTCAGCATTAGCGAAAACAAAAAATGCAAGCCAGCGCCAATATTACTTGTGATTTGATGTCTCCGAAAACTCCAGTTAACATAAACAGCGCTTATCGGCTGCTGCATCCCATGCATGTGGTGATGGTGAGTTGCGTGGGCAACAGCGGCAAACCAAACGCAACCACGCTGGCTTGGGCTATGCCGACTTCGCAGAAGCCGCCGCTGCTAGCCATCAGCATTGCGCCTGGACGCCACAGCCATACCCTCATCGAGGAATCAGGCGAATTCGTCGTTAACATCCCAACCCTTGAGATTCTGCAGGCGGTTTACTCATGCGGCAGCCTCACGGGGCGAAGCTTCGATAAATTCAAGAAGGCTAATCTCACTGCGGCACCGGCCAAAACCGTTAAAGCCCCGATTATAGCTGAGTGCGCTGCGCATATCGAGTGCGAGGTGGATGGGCAATTCAGCACTGGGGACCATACGATTTTTGTGGGTAAAATATTGGAGGCTTACGCTGAGCAAGGTGCCTTTTCGGATGCGGGCTATGATCTTAAGCGGGTGCGTCACCTTTATCATGTTGGCGGCAACAACTTTGCTACTTTGGATCCGAAAAACTATAAGGCATAGATGATGTCGTGAGCGTTGATGTGG is a window from the Candidatus Bathyarchaeota archaeon genome containing:
- a CDS encoding serine protease; the encoded protein is MDKQEKIDREPVHCMAVINENDLVPKSWLEIGCNASNSVARISVFRYEHGLPVQTPLPYYGTGWLIGRQHIITNHHVINAREDGEKNASIEDLALQAKHAIVQFDYNPPLSEGKKLTVDSLQTFCECGSDPDLDFAILKLAQPFRSPLTLNPTYLKLHSSQKQIAVNIIQHPEGGKQMISLRNNSACRLEESDLLYYSDTLFGSSGSPVFNDDWQAIALHKCFMDTPEPLMYQGIPAYQVNMGTRIDKIIEYIKTKSPQVWSEINANIT
- a CDS encoding CBS domain-containing protein; its protein translation is MSGNTLVKDIMTKNVKVAREDTTLHEVIATFSSFDIDSIIVVEGERPVGIITSKDALTRGFEHGLPVSAIKAGQVASSPLVTIDEEASVEEAAELMRRQHIKHLPVVSHEKLRGIISDTDIIFALPSMLTVMEEVCRPAIQH
- a CDS encoding tryptophan--tRNA ligase, translated to MSLPNGEENNNEMVVTPWEVKGKVDYQRLIKEFGTQPLTPELLDRVTSYTDKLHLQLERQIFFSHRDLDTVLDLYDKGTKFVLYTGRGPSGPVHIGHLVPWIFTLHIQQKFKTRLYFQITDDEKYLISDERGLQETSKWSYENALDLIALGYKPEDTFIIYDTVDIDLLYDITLQVAKRITYSTARSSFGFQDSTNIGWVYWPAIQAAPCFIHKKLTGENVPALIPAAIDQDPYWRVTRDVAQKLGYYKPAQIHCRFLPGLGTGGKMSASMPETSIFTVDSPEVVKKKIWNAFTGGKGTAAEQRKEGADPSVCSIFQYYVFLFEEDSARLAERERRCRGGEMLCGECKKDIAEKLNRFLQAHQERREKAKDVIEQYHIKRK
- a CDS encoding flavin reductase family protein, which gives rise to MSPKTPVNINSAYRLLHPMHVVMVSCVGNSGKPNATTLAWAMPTSQKPPLLAISIAPGRHSHTLIEESGEFVVNIPTLEILQAVYSCGSLTGRSFDKFKKANLTAAPAKTVKAPIIAECAAHIECEVDGQFSTGDHTIFVGKILEAYAEQGAFSDAGYDLKRVRHLYHVGGNNFATLDPKNYKA